In Finegoldia magna ATCC 53516, a genomic segment contains:
- a CDS encoding cyclodeaminase/cyclohydrolase family protein: MMFMDQTLEEFIKNVNSKELPGGGSISALTALLGVGIGNMSFYLTEDKKSFKALDEKTQQEIRSHVDRLTEIIEELKGKMVEDTKSFDSVLQAYKLPKETDEEKAYRKKMIADGYIIATESPMSSARIMMEAMELVKQIAKYIDKYAITDLLASAYLLHSSMKSVMLNAKINMKQLGDSKKVADEITALEDKSEVLLREIEEVSYKKIGEV; this comes from the coding sequence ATGATGTTTATGGATCAAACTTTAGAAGAATTTATTAAAAATGTAAACTCAAAGGAACTTCCAGGTGGAGGTTCTATCAGCGCGTTGACTGCGCTATTAGGAGTAGGAATCGGAAACATGAGTTTCTATCTAACTGAGGATAAGAAGTCTTTCAAAGCATTAGACGAAAAAACTCAACAAGAAATCAGATCTCATGTAGACAGACTTACAGAAATTATCGAAGAATTAAAGGGAAAAATGGTTGAAGATACTAAAAGCTTTGACTCTGTTCTTCAAGCATACAAATTACCAAAGGAAACTGACGAAGAAAAAGCATACAGAAAGAAAATGATAGCTGATGGATACATCATCGCTACAGAATCTCCAATGTCTTCTGCTAGAATTATGATGGAAGCAATGGAACTTGTAAAACAAATTGCAAAATATATCGATAAATATGCAATAACAGACCTTCTTGCAAGTGCATATTTATTACATTCTAGTATGAAATCAGTAATGTTGAACGCCAAAATCAACATGAAACAACTTGGAGATAGCAAGAAAGTAGCTGACGAAATCACAGCATTAGAAGACAAATCAGAAGTTTTATTGAGGGAAATTGAAGAAGTTTCATACAAGAAAATAGGTGAGGTATAA
- the pta gene encoding phosphate acetyltransferase, giving the protein MDIFESLKSKISGKNLKIVFPEGEELRILKAVARLNEEKIITPVILGDENKIKELASQENLNIEGVKIINPLTADDFDEKVAKFVERRKGKNTEEQARTMLKDVNYYGTMMLYCDEVDGLVSGAVHSTGDTVKPALQIIKTKPGTKLVSGAMVMIGPNGERYVFSDIAINIELSEEQLAEVGVVSAETAKLYDIDPKVAFLSFSTKGSAKHPFAEKVANATKIAKEMAPELPIDGELQFDASIVESVGKQKAPGSNVAGHANVFVFPDLQAGNIGYKIAQRLGKFEAIGPILQGMAKPVNDLSRGCNEEDVYKLALITAAQSL; this is encoded by the coding sequence ATGGATATATTTGAATCATTGAAATCAAAAATCTCAGGCAAAAACTTAAAAATAGTATTTCCTGAAGGAGAAGAATTAAGAATTTTAAAAGCAGTAGCTAGATTGAACGAAGAGAAAATCATAACTCCTGTAATTTTAGGCGACGAAAACAAAATCAAAGAACTAGCATCACAAGAAAACTTAAACATCGAAGGAGTTAAAATCATCAATCCACTTACAGCAGATGATTTCGATGAAAAAGTAGCAAAATTTGTTGAAAGACGTAAAGGCAAAAACACTGAAGAACAAGCAAGAACTATGCTTAAAGATGTAAACTACTACGGAACAATGATGCTTTATTGTGACGAAGTGGACGGACTTGTATCAGGTGCAGTTCACTCAACTGGAGACACTGTAAAACCAGCACTACAAATCATCAAGACAAAACCAGGCACAAAACTTGTATCAGGTGCAATGGTTATGATTGGACCAAACGGCGAAAGATACGTATTCTCAGACATCGCCATCAACATCGAATTATCCGAAGAACAATTGGCAGAAGTTGGCGTAGTAAGCGCTGAAACTGCAAAACTTTACGACATCGATCCAAAAGTTGCATTTCTTTCATTCTCTACAAAAGGCTCTGCAAAACATCCATTTGCAGAAAAAGTTGCTAACGCTACTAAAATCGCCAAAGAAATGGCTCCAGAACTTCCAATCGATGGGGAATTACAATTTGACGCAAGTATCGTTGAATCTGTAGGAAAACAAAAAGCTCCGGGCTCAAACGTTGCAGGTCACGCAAATGTGTTCGTATTCCCAGATTTACAAGCAGGTAACATCGGATACAAAATCGCTCAAAGATTAGGAAAATTCGAAGCAATAGGACCTATCTTGCAAGGAATGGCAAAACCAGTTAACGATTTGTCCCGTGGTTGCAACGAAGAAGACGTGTACAAGTTAGCTCTTATCACAGCTGCTCAATCATTATAA
- a CDS encoding ParB/RepB/Spo0J family partition protein codes for MVRKKGLGRGLDALIPQNIIETTSSDSIVNIELSKIIRREDQPRTHFEKDKIRELANSIKEYGVISPIIVRKKDDKYEIIAGERRFLASLEAGLSEIPAIVKEMEDSEVAEVSLIENIQREDLNAVEEAVAYKNLMENYNLTQKELADKLSKSRSYIANTLRLLNLDELSLEHLKKGDITSSQARSLLAIDDMKKRKALLDKLLSKKTNVREIEKVSKETDPFLLDLQNRFLEKFSTKVRIKPKRKGGSIEIEYLSNEDLERIMEILEL; via the coding sequence ATGGTTAGGAAAAAGGGATTAGGAAGAGGCTTAGATGCTTTAATACCACAAAATATTATAGAAACGACAAGTTCTGATTCGATCGTTAATATCGAATTATCGAAAATAATTAGAAGAGAAGATCAACCAAGAACACATTTTGAAAAAGACAAAATACGTGAGTTAGCAAATTCTATCAAAGAATACGGCGTTATTTCTCCAATTATCGTTCGTAAAAAGGATGATAAATACGAGATAATCGCCGGAGAAAGAAGGTTTTTGGCGAGTTTAGAGGCTGGTTTGTCTGAAATTCCTGCTATTGTTAAGGAAATGGAAGATAGTGAGGTGGCAGAAGTGTCACTTATAGAAAACATTCAACGTGAGGATTTGAACGCTGTTGAAGAGGCCGTAGCTTACAAAAACTTGATGGAAAACTACAACTTAACCCAAAAAGAATTGGCAGACAAATTGTCCAAATCAAGATCATATATAGCGAACACTTTGAGACTACTTAACTTGGATGAGTTGTCACTAGAACATTTAAAAAAAGGCGACATAACATCATCACAAGCTAGAAGTTTACTTGCTATTGACGATATGAAAAAGAGAAAAGCTTTGTTGGACAAGCTACTATCCAAGAAAACAAATGTCAGAGAAATAGAAAAAGTATCCAAGGAAACAGACCCGTTTTTGTTGGATTTGCAAAATAGGTTTTTGGAGAAATTCTCTACCAAGGTTAGAATTAAGCCAAAAAGAAAAGGCGGAAGTATAGAGATAGAATATCTATCAAATGAAGATTTAGAAAGGATTATGGAGATATTAGAGCTATGA
- a CDS encoding aminotransferase class V-fold PLP-dependent enzyme has translation MTYFDNAATSFPKPEIVYEKLDEAMREFAANPGRSGHKLSLKMDRAIFNSRMNIAEFVGGTNPLNLIFTLNCTDSLNMAIKGLVKKGDHVITTSLEHNSVLRPLHKMQEDGFIDLTVVYADERGILDVKKVEEAITDKTRVCVTTAMSNLTGTIVDFCKIGEIMHDHDILYIVDAAQAMGYLDFDMKNMPIDVLCFPGHKSLFGPMGTGAMYIKEGIDVKSLKQGGTGSHSQDLEQPDEYPDRLEAGTINGPAIYALSAGVDFIKQEGLKNIRVHENKLKDRFINGLKDEKGIILYGSLDEHQGPVVPVNVEGIGSSQLAYILDDKYDIATRAGIHCAPLAHKTIHTQDIGAVRFSFGHFNTEEEVDKAIEALKEINRGDKDGAI, from the coding sequence ATGACTTATTTCGATAATGCTGCGACGAGTTTTCCGAAACCTGAGATAGTTTACGAAAAACTTGACGAAGCAATGAGAGAATTTGCCGCAAATCCAGGAAGAAGTGGACATAAATTGTCACTTAAAATGGATAGGGCGATTTTTAATTCTAGAATGAATATCGCGGAATTTGTCGGCGGAACGAATCCTCTTAATTTGATTTTCACATTGAACTGTACAGATAGCTTGAACATGGCAATCAAAGGACTTGTAAAAAAAGGCGACCACGTTATCACGACATCTTTGGAACACAACTCCGTTCTCAGACCTCTTCACAAAATGCAAGAAGACGGCTTTATCGATTTGACGGTTGTGTACGCTGATGAACGCGGGATTTTGGATGTCAAAAAGGTTGAAGAAGCAATAACTGACAAGACCAGAGTTTGCGTGACAACTGCTATGAGTAACTTGACTGGAACTATCGTTGATTTCTGTAAAATCGGCGAAATCATGCACGATCACGATATCTTATACATCGTCGATGCTGCACAAGCGATGGGGTATTTGGATTTTGACATGAAAAATATGCCGATAGATGTGTTGTGTTTCCCTGGACACAAATCATTGTTTGGGCCAATGGGAACGGGCGCTATGTATATTAAAGAAGGAATTGATGTTAAAAGTTTGAAACAAGGTGGAACTGGATCTCACTCACAAGATTTGGAACAACCTGACGAATATCCTGACAGATTAGAAGCTGGAACTATCAACGGACCTGCAATCTATGCGCTTTCAGCCGGTGTAGATTTCATCAAACAAGAGGGTTTGAAAAACATTAGAGTCCACGAAAATAAACTTAAAGATAGATTTATAAATGGTTTGAAAGATGAAAAGGGTATAATATTATATGGCAGTTTGGATGAACACCAAGGACCAGTTGTGCCTGTAAATGTTGAAGGAATCGGGTCGAGTCAGTTGGCATACATCCTAGATGACAAATACGATATCGCAACGAGAGCTGGAATTCACTGTGCGCCACTTGCACACAAGACAATTCACACACAAGACATCGGTGCTGTGAGGTTCTCATTTGGCCATTTCAACACTGAAGAAGAAGTGGACAAAGCGATTGAAGCGTTGAAGGAAATCAACAGAGGAGACAAAGATGGGGCAATCTAG
- a CDS encoding DUF4446 family protein, translated as MGQSSAMNVIIIILMVFVVLVSVINFRKINIVNKKVNRVKRRYDALFRAQDGDIEDILNQNSTDIVANQKRIEELSKTLESVETLQAISLQKIGLVNYDAFEYLTNKLSYSLCLLDANDNGLIITSIFGREQSTSYIKIITNAKCSEKLSEEENEALKKALK; from the coding sequence ATGGGGCAATCTAGTGCTATGAACGTGATCATAATAATTCTTATGGTGTTTGTGGTATTAGTTTCCGTGATAAATTTCCGTAAAATCAACATCGTCAACAAGAAAGTCAACAGGGTCAAAAGGAGATACGATGCGCTTTTCAGAGCGCAAGATGGCGACATTGAAGATATTTTGAATCAAAATTCTACAGATATCGTGGCAAATCAAAAAAGAATCGAAGAATTGTCCAAAACATTGGAGTCTGTGGAAACTTTACAAGCAATATCGCTTCAAAAAATCGGCCTCGTAAACTACGACGCATTTGAATATTTGACTAACAAACTCTCATATTCACTATGTTTGTTGGATGCCAACGACAACGGGCTTATAATCACGTCGATTTTCGGAAGAGAACAATCTACAAGCTACATCAAAATCATAACAAACGCTAAATGTAGCGAAAAACTAAGCGAAGAAGAAAATGAAGCTTTGAAGAAAGCTTTAAAATAA